From the genome of Alcanivorax sp.:
TCGCCACCAGCTGCAGTGCAGGCAGTCTGATCCACCACCCCTGAGGTGGCGCTGCCGGCACAGAGTCCCGCCGGGCCCACACCCCCCTGAAACACATCAAAGATGATGGGTAGCCGGAACATGGGGCCCGGGGCGGCACCCAGCCGCTGCCAGTTGCTGAAGCGGGCAATGGTGCCATTGCCGCCGGCCTCGCCGAGCGAGAGGGAGAAGTCGCTGTCGAAATCCCATTCGGTATAGAGGCTGATGCCCTGGGAACGTTGACCGCTCTGGCTGCCATCAAAATCCTGATAAGTGTCGGCGCCATTGAGGTAGCTGCCGTAGCCAAATCCACCGGGTTGCAGTCGCCAGACCGGATTGATCAGTCCACCCTGCCAGCCAAAGCGCAGCAGGTTGCTGCGGCCAGTTTGATCAAAGTCTGCGGGGCTGGCCTTGAACGCCAGGTCGAAGCCGATATCCACATTGGCGAACGGCGCACTGACCAGCAGCCCTTGTGCATCGATGCCCACCCGTCCTGTGGAGAGAGACTGCCCGCCGGCTGCACCATTGGTGAAGCGCGCGGCTAACAACAGGTTGGCGAGACTGAACTCGGCACTGCCGGCCGCACCCTGGCGATAAATCAGATCGCCATTGGCAGACAGGTCGAGGGTGGCGTAATCGCCACCCACGTTGAAAAGGCCACCACGATTGATAAGAGAAAACTGCCCGGATGAAATCAGAGCCAGCGAGCCCAGTGATCGTGCTGAGGCATTGTCTGCTGCGGTGTTGAACGTCAGCCCGCCGATCTCGAATTTCTGCGCCGACCAGTTCCCGGTAACGGCGAGCATGGGATTGCCGCTGCCATCACTGCCCACATCCAGATTCCACTGCTGGTTGAGCCCGCCGCCGACACCTTCCAGTGAGACATCTTGCAGCTGGGTGCAGGCATGTTGATTGGCGATACCCCCGCTACAGGAACCATCATTGAGGCCATTGTCGTCAGTGACCCACTGGATGGTTGATGCACTGATGCCGTTATCGCTGGTCAACCCGACGGAGACCCCGTCTGCGCCCGTGACACCGGACAGCGCATCGTCGGTCATGGCTTGCAGCGCCAGTGATGTGGCAGGCAGACACGTGATGATCAGCATGGGGGCGAGATGTCGTTTCATGGTCATGCCCTCAACAGAACACCGCACTGCCGTAGCAGTTGGAAACCCGGGGCAGATCGATCTTGGGGTTGTCGATCAGCAGCCGACCTTCCGGACCGAGAAGGCTGATCACGGTGCCCAGATCCACACGGCCCACATCAATGCGGTCCGGGGGATTGATGTTGAGGATCTTGGCGCCGGGGGCATTCAGCCACCAGCCGGTATTGGCGGTGGGGGCATAGCCACTGGAGCAGCGTCCGTTGGACGGAATCTGGCCATAGCTCGGGTTGCAGGCATCAAAGGCAATGTTGTTGGGCGGGGGCGCCTTGCTGTAGTTGGGCCAGGAGACTTTCTCACGCTGTACGGAGAGGAAAAAGTTCTCCGTGTTGGGCGTGAGCAGATAGTGGACCTGACGCATGTCGATCTTCAGCTGGCCATAGCCCTCATCCACAATGGCATTGGCAAGCGGATTGACGATCCCCCAGCACACCGCATCCCACCAGGCGCAATTGAGATCAATGTCATCCACGGTGAGTTTGGCGGCGGCCACATGCAGTGTCTGCAAGCGGGTGCCGCTGGCATCCACAAAGAACGGCAGGGAGTTGGGGCCGCAGCCATATTGGGCCGGATTCATGCGCCCGAAACAGGTATCCAGATCGGCGTTATATAGCCCCGCCATGTTGGCGCGGGCACGAATGGCAGCGGACAGTTCCAGTGACAGAAAACCGGACACGCTGTTGATCCCGGAGTGGCAGTTCACAACGCCCTGGCCGGTGGTGGCTGAAGGGTTACAGGTGCCGCCATGTTCCTGGTTGACCAGAAGGGTTTCCAGTCCCGGGCCGACAAAATTCTCTGACGGTTTACTGGCACCGGTGTAATCACGTCCGATACCAAGGGCGCCATTGATCCGCTGCCCACCCACCTTGAGACCCACCACTTCGCGAAGTGTAGGGGAATGGTCATTCTTGACGGCCAGTTCCACGTAGGGGCGAATCAGCTCAAAGGCGCTCTCCGGCCCATCCAGGGAAGGAAAATCGCCATCGTTGTTGATGCCCATGAAACTCAGGTAATCGATGTCGATATCGCAGGCGGCAGAGCTGGAGAGCAAATCGTTGACGCCACCGCAGCCGAGCTGGAATTTGGCCATGTTGGCATTCAGGTTCAGCTTTACGTCCAGCCCCATGCGATAAAAATCAAAGTTGGCCGAGCCATCGCCGGGGGCATTGGCCAGCGCATTGGGCGCAATATGATCCGACAGGAACAGGCTGCCATCCTGGGCCAGCACATCGGAGAGCGCTTCATCTTCCATGGGAACCAGGCGCGCCTGGACATGACAGGTGAGCAGCAGGCCCAGCCCGAGAAGTAAGGCGCGACTAGAAGCCAAACACATAGGCCTCACCTTCGAATCGCATATTGGCCGGTGCATTGAGTGCCTGACTATCGGTGGCCCGGAAACCGAGCACGCTGCCGGTGGCGGCATCGCGCATGTAGCCCGGGATGTTGTTGACGGTGTCGTCGTATTCGAGCGCCACCCGACCGATGTGGGTAAACAGGTTCAGGTCGTTGTAAATGCCCACGTCCTTGTGGAAGGGGTAACGGGTGCGCAGTGATAACAGGCCCGAGGGATTACAGCCTGCGATCAGGCAGTCGCCTTCCACGGAAAGAAAGCGGCTGGCGTCGTAGTGGCTGGTGTTACTGGCGGGGAGGGTGGCGTTGTCGATGCGAAGATCGTTGATCTGCAGCGCACCGTAATAATCTTTCAGCATCAGCCAGATGCCATCACGGGCGGAAAACTCGAAACCCATACGGCAGGGATTCAGACCGCCGCTGGTGCAGCCGATCGGATTACCGGTGGTATCCACGTTGTTGCGAAGCATCAGGGTCAGTTGCACGCCTTGACCCGCCTGCCCGGCGATATGAGACATTTCCTGATCATCCAGCGGCTGCAGGGTGTCGGCGTGGGCACTGATGGCCAGGCATAGCAACGCAGCTATGAACGTCTTCATCAGCACACCCCCGGTCGGCAACTTTCCATGTGGAACTGGTTGATCAGCAGGCCTTCGATACGGGCCGAACCAAGATTGACCCGGTCCGTGGTGTAGTAACGGTTGCTGTTGCCTGGGCCGTTGCTGACAGGTCCTTCGCCGACACCGAAACAGACGCCTGGATTATTGGGGTCGCAGTTGTAGTTCTGGGTCTGCTGCATGCTGGCGGTTTCGCCGCGCTTGTCGATACGGATGGGGCGTTTGGCGAAGGCATTGAAGGTGCTGCCTGCCCGGGCGCGGAAAATGATGCCGTCATTGCTGGCGTTGATGCTTTCCCGTGTGCCCTCGGCGGCCCAGCCGGCCATGGCGGGGTACCAGTCGCCATAGCGCACATAGCCGTGGGAGAGACGGTAATTCTGGCAGGCCGTGTCGCCGCCGGCGCAGGGGGTTTGCCAGTCGCGGGTGGCCGTACGGGCGGTTTCAAAGCCACGGATATCACCACTGTCGAGACCGTAGAAGCGGTTATAGACCGTCGGGTTATTGGGGATAGGAGTCAGTTGCAGATAAAAATCCCCGCTGGTGCCCACTGGCCCCAGTACCAGAGACTGGTAATACAGCTGGCCAAAGGGCAGGAAGGCTTCCACGTTACGGAAGATCAACCCTTCGTTGGCCTCAAATACCGGCGCCTCGCCAATTACATCGGTAGCGCCCCCAGCAGCTTGGGCAACGCTGAAGCGAAAATCACCGCGCAGGTAGCTGTGGTACATCATGCCGAAGGTTTCGTTGCCCGGTTCAGTATGTTGAAACAGACGAAAGACACTGCCGGCAGCATTGCCGCGGATAATGGTCTGGTTTTTCAGCAGCCCGCCGCCGCTGGTGTTGTTGATGCCTTGTCCGGCGGAGAGCAGCTGGGTGGCACTGTTGCGGGTGGCGCCGGCTTCGATTTCGCCCCAGAACGACAGGGTGTAATCCGGCTGGCTGGTGGGCGCCAGGAATTCGTAGATGGTCTTGTCCGGGCTGGAGGCATCCTGGTTCACCAGGCTGCCATCCCAGGCCATGCCGCGGGGAGACCAGGCGCGCATCACATAGGGGTTATCAAAGGGTGAAAACCACTGGATCTGACCGCCACGGGGACAGGACAGGGATGAGGCGTCACAGAGGGATTCATTCCAGTGGCTGCCGCCGGCGCCTGCGCCGGAAAGGTTGATGCCATACCAGCGCAGGTCGCCGCGCCGCCAACACCCCTGATTACCACTGGTGTTACCGGTTGAGCTGCAGGCGCCAGCCGGGCTGATACCCACCTGTTCAAAATAACTGGTAGGCGCCATCAGATAACGAAAGTTATCCAGCGCCACGGCGATGCCCGTCCCGTAAGCGGCAGACATTTCGTGTTCATCCAGCGGCTGCAGGCCAGCATGACAGGCACCGGCCAGCATCAGCAGGCCCGTGGTTATTGTTGTTTTCATGATTATCCCCGTCTGATGGGCTATCGATCAGACTGAGGGACTATTGTCGGGAGGCGAGGGGAAAGGGCGCAGAGGTAAATCTTGCCAGTGGGCTGACAAATGACGTCGTGGGTTTAGTTGAAAGTTTAAAGTTGAAAGTTGAAACGCGGACCAGGCACGCGGGTTTTGCAACGCCCTGCCCGCGTTCCCCGGTAAGGGCGCGGGCACAGAGTTCCAGATCACCCAAAGCGACCTCGCGCCTTTTCAACTTTGAACTTTAAACTTTCAGCTCGACCCCCGTGTTGTGACGCGCTATCCCTGCTCCCGAAACTGCGAGGGGGGCATGCCGGTCCATTGCTGGAAGCGGCGCTGGAAGGAGCGGGTATCGGAAAAGCCCAGGCGCTGACTGATCTCGGCCACGGTCATGTCGGTGATGGTCAGATAATCCTGGGCCAGTTGCTGGCGGGTGTCATCCAGCAGTTGTTGCCAGGAGAGTCCCTGTTCCGCCATGCGCCGGTCCAGGGTGCGCAGGCTGATGCCGAGCCGATCGGCCACAGTCTTCCGGCGGGGCAGACCACTGAGCATCAGGTCCCGCGCCAGCCAGCGCAGTTGGCTGCCCAGATCCTGTTGTTTTTGCACTTCTTCCAGTTGCTGTCGGGCTGCCGCTTCCGCCTGCACCAATCGCTGGTCGTTGAACACATTGATCGGCAGGTCCAGCGTGTGGGCATCCAGCTCCACCTGGTTGCTGGCGGCGCTGAAGGTGACCGGGCACAGGAAGATGCCTTCCAGAATCGCCTTTTCCTCATCGTTGACCGGTGCGTGTTCCAGTTGCACCCGGCAGGCGGTCAGGTTGGGCTGCCCGGTGATAAAGCGA
Proteins encoded in this window:
- a CDS encoding AraC family transcriptional regulator codes for the protein MNLDSIITDSPATDSDHFISGIGLAQLYYGAERLGLPAAEILQRCGLDAATSLQPMARVATWQAEAFLQELLLSSQDELLGLHIGQQMMPAIFNTMTKLAFSAASLREALTFTTKYQALIGGNSGGFHLENRDNGNLVLTASMVTQQPVLRRHLMTNLMLLGTSMVRFITGQPNLTACRVQLEHAPVNDEEKAILEGIFLCPVTFSAASNQVELDAHTLDLPINVFNDQRLVQAEAAARQQLEEVQKQQDLGSQLRWLARDLMLSGLPRRKTVADRLGISLRTLDRRMAEQGLSWQQLLDDTRQQLAQDYLTITDMTVAEISQRLGFSDTRSFQRRFQQWTGMPPSQFREQG